One genomic segment of Candidatus Binatia bacterium includes these proteins:
- a CDS encoding glutathione S-transferase family protein has translation MIRLYDYPDCPFCQKVRVVLAEKDLEYERLHVDLHKGQQRAPEFLKLNPYGKVPVLIDEDIVIYDSTIINEYLDEEYPNPRLMPEDSAGRARVRLLEDFGDNSFTPPAGMILTELHKPEGERDAEKVRKYQSEIAWILGRLEVNLEGKEYLTSDFSLADVAFVPRILVLSQLGVELDARLQNVASWLGRLRERPSVKILS, from the coding sequence ATGATCAGACTATATGACTACCCGGATTGCCCCTTCTGTCAAAAAGTGCGGGTGGTTTTGGCGGAGAAGGACCTCGAATACGAGCGCCTGCACGTGGATTTGCACAAGGGCCAGCAACGAGCGCCTGAATTCCTCAAATTGAACCCCTACGGCAAGGTGCCGGTGCTAATCGATGAAGACATCGTCATCTACGACTCCACGATCATCAATGAGTACTTAGACGAGGAGTACCCCAATCCGCGCCTCATGCCCGAAGATTCGGCAGGCCGCGCCCGGGTGCGGCTGCTGGAAGACTTTGGGGACAATTCCTTCACCCCTCCGGCCGGCATGATCCTGACCGAATTGCACAAACCAGAAGGTGAGCGGGACGCCGAAAAAGTCCGCAAGTACCAGAGCGAAATCGCGTGGATTCTCGGGCGTTTAGAAGTGAATTTGGAAGGAAAAGAATACCTCACGAGCGACTTTTCCCTGGCCGATGTCGCCTTCGTGCCCCGCATCCTGGTCCTGAGCCAACTCGGCGTGGAATTGGACGCACGCCTGCAGAACGTCGCAAGCTGGCTCGGGCGACTGCGCGAGCGCCCGAGCGTCAAGATTCTCTCGTAA
- the lipA gene encoding lipoyl synthase: protein MTVVRRHPEWIKVKAPQGDAFFETKRLVKDLRLHTVCEEAHCPNVGECWGHKTATFMLLGDVCTRNCAFCAVAHGQPTTVDPYEPERVAEGVVRLGLRHIVVTSVDRDDLPDGGAGHFARTAEAIKKRVPDCTVEVLVPDFKGDLAAVETVVDAPVDIFNHNIETVPRLYRHVRPGSKYDRSLHLLRHAKERRSELLTKTGLMLGLGEEFDELSTVFADIAATGCNILTLGQYLRPSSSQLAVERYVSPAEFSALRQEALRFGFRHVESGPLVRSSYHAWQHVA, encoded by the coding sequence ATGACCGTGGTCCGCCGGCATCCCGAATGGATCAAGGTGAAGGCACCCCAGGGGGACGCGTTCTTCGAGACCAAGCGCCTGGTCAAGGATTTGCGGCTGCACACCGTATGTGAAGAAGCGCATTGTCCTAACGTCGGTGAATGCTGGGGGCACAAGACGGCCACCTTCATGTTGCTTGGCGACGTTTGTACTCGCAACTGTGCTTTCTGCGCCGTGGCCCACGGCCAACCAACCACCGTCGATCCCTACGAGCCAGAGCGCGTCGCCGAAGGGGTGGTCCGTTTGGGGCTGCGGCATATCGTGGTGACGTCGGTCGACCGTGACGACCTGCCCGACGGTGGCGCCGGCCACTTCGCACGGACAGCAGAGGCCATCAAGAAGCGCGTGCCGGACTGCACCGTCGAGGTATTGGTCCCCGACTTCAAGGGCGATCTGGCGGCGGTGGAGACTGTGGTTGACGCGCCGGTCGACATTTTCAACCACAACATCGAGACCGTGCCGCGCCTGTACAGGCACGTGCGGCCCGGGTCCAAGTATGATCGCTCTCTCCACCTGCTACGGCATGCCAAGGAACGCCGGTCCGAGCTGTTGACGAAGACGGGGTTGATGCTGGGACTGGGCGAAGAGTTTGACGAGCTCAGCACTGTTTTCGCTGACATCGCCGCCACCGGGTGCAATATCCTGACTTTGGGACAGTACCTGCGGCCGTCCTCCTCACAGCTGGCGGTGGAGCGTTACGTGTCACCGGCCGAGTTCTCGGCGTTGCGCCAAGAGGCCCTTCGCTTTGGCTTCCGCCACGTGGAGTCGGGCCCCCTGGTACGCAGCTCCTATCACGCCTGGCAGCACGTGGCCTGA